A window from Kluyveromyces lactis strain NRRL Y-1140 chromosome E complete sequence encodes these proteins:
- the EMW1 gene encoding tetratricopeptide repeat-containing protein EMW1 (similar to uniprot|P42842 Saccharomyces cerevisiae YNL313C Protein required for cell viability): MDVLLHSHLLLASEPSVVESLSDHPLCWAASQILSGNSHEVINKSIKKGIDSKLIEKSSDIDVLKQWAHENVLSSHSSSESLVVAIAFLQCFIQNNFTGQATPTSSYATLFNQGQIDESKNSIFSELLNVSGQTAYELCDDPVYLILALILLEELTDGKTLFGLDSYDDGQVAISKDMDPTTALAYWWRSRAILVQLSLVAEPNGHHPIIASSILTSIDLAHAITQALPSEIDETFRKQLYIIYYLENCRCLLAVQTEHLCLPSLTKVKKLTDFEFVLTGAKAKRTKFQQIAHSGLIILAKSHSNNERFTEAESPDTFELDSDLLLEKPHFEAIGDEHIDEQIVKKQKLNDTNGFLEDKILPVAIRQEFIPQSLQELDPNNQPALSQYDNIQLLLRLYTIRQTSPANNPLTEEELSALIARVLYQDGAKNWTVFSRALWERSIVETKRAKTVERGLLQMQSLVEELGLRITTKMIPDRASDVESTKQRLKYIHQLPLIPRWSLDATLAEKYMSLGILRSAVEIYERLHMACEAALCYAAVGDEKQAEQILVNCIERNPKDARAYSILGDIRQDPSLWEKSWEIGKYVNAKNSLGRYYYNPPKGSGLERDYTAALKHLNDSLRISPLSFDTWYFYGCIGLECGKMNLAAEAFSRCVALDETHSLSWSNLSAAYVQLDKLKEAHSCLKRAISSDARKNWRIWDNYMIVSMKLGEWEDVLLAFRNLVDLRKDKNGEMSIELPILEKLIEILVATDYPTDSSQRLTHYQQSCLEFVCDILPSLVTTSVRLWKLVAKVELWRRRPWMALACHEKAFRAISHNPDLTIDEKVWNESVDVCDDLVAAYESLGEMEGKHGAGDVVCQNWRYKARSSIKTLMSRGKNYWEDSDGWDRLMDLKSTL; this comes from the coding sequence ATGGATGTTCTACTACATAGCCATTTACTTCTGGCCTCAGAACCCTCTGTAGTTGAATCGTTGTCGGATCATCCATTATGTTGGGCGGCGTCTCAGATTCTATCAGGTAACAGTCATGAAGTAATTAAcaaatctatcaaaaaaGGTATTGACAGTAAACTAATCGAGAAATCTAGTGATATTGATGTTCTAAAACAATGGGCACATGAAAATGTTCTATCGAGTCACTCTTCTTCCGAATCACTTGTCGTTGCCATTGCTTTTTTACAGTGCTTTATCCAGAATAACTTTACAGGACAGGCTACACCAACCTCATCTTATGCGACGTTATTCAACCAGGGTCAGATTGACGAATCTAAGaattcaatcttttcagaGCTGTTGAATGTTTCAGGCCAAACTGCCTACGAGCTATGCGATGATCCCGTCTATTTGATTTTGGCATTGATtttgttggaagaattaACAGATGGGAAGACTTTATTTGGCCTGGATTCGTATGACGATGGTCAGGTGGCCATTTCCAAAGATATGGACCCTACTACGGCACTAGCTTACTGGTGGAGATCAAGAGCTATTTTGGTACAGCTATCCCTTGTGGCGGAACCAAATGGCCATCATCCAATCATTGCCTCATCAATTTTGACTTCAATCGATTTGGCGCATGCCATCACACAAGCTTTACCAAGTGAAATTGACGAAACGTTCAGAAAACAACTATACATCATATACTATTTGGAAAATTGTAGATGTCTTCTTGCAGTCCAGACTGAACATTTATGTCTACCATCCTTAACTAAGGTGAAAAAATTGACCGACTTCGAATTCGTCTTAACTGGTGCAAAAGCCAAACGCACCAAGTTTCAACAGATTGCTCATTCAGGACTTATTATTCTAGCAAAGTCTCACTCAAACAACGAAAGGTTTACAGAGGCTGAGTCTCCAGATACTTTTGAATTGGACTCGGATCTACTATTAGAGAAACCACATTTTGAAGCCATTGGTGATGAACATATAGATGAACAGATAGTGAAAAAGCAAAAGTTGAACGACACAAATGGATTCCTTGAAGACAAAATTCTCCCTGTTGCAATCAGACAGGAGTTCATTCCGCAATCTTTGCAAGAGCTTGATCCGAATAATCAACCTGCTTTGAGTCAATATGATAATATTCAATTACTTCTCAGACTATACACAATAAGACAGACATCGCCCGCCAACAACCCTTTAACGGAAGAAGAGCTCAGTGCATTAATAGCGAGAGTCCTATATCAAGACGGTGCCAAAAACTGGACAGTTTTTTCACGTGCCTTATGGGAAAGATCGATCGTAGAAACTAAAAGAGCTAAAACTGTGGAAAGAGGTTTGTTGCAAATGCAATCATTGGTTGAGGAATTGGGTTTACGAATTACCACTAAAATGATACCAGATAGAGCCAGTGACGTGGAATCTACCAAGCAACGATTGAAATACATACACCAGTTACCACTAATCCCACGTTGGTCTCTTGATGCTACGTTAGCCGAAAAATACATGTCTCTAGGTATTCTAAGATCAGCGGTTGAAATATACGAGAGATTGCATATGGCATGCGAAGCCGCATTATGCTATGCAGCCGTGGGTGATGAAAAACAAGCTGAACAAATCCTGGTAAATTGTATTGAGAGAAACCCTAAAGATGCTCGTGCTTACTCCATTCTAGGTGACATTAGGCAAGATCCAAGTCTATGGGAAAAAAGTTGGGAAATTGGGAAATACGTGAATGCAAAGAACTCACTCGGAAGGTATTACTATAACCCCCCCAAGGGCTCTGGCTTGGAACGGGACTATACAGCAGCTTTGAAGCATTTGAATGATTCACTAAGAATATCCCCACTAAGTTTCGACACATGGTACTTCTATGGTTGCATTGGTCTTGAATGTGGTAAAATGAATTTGGCAGCAGAAGCTTTTTCAAGATGTGTGGCTCTTGACGAAACGCATTCGTTATCGTGGTCAAATTTGAGCGCAGCTTATGTGCAGCTCGATAAATTAAAGGAGGCTCATAGTTGTTTGAAGCGCGCCATTTCTTCCGATGCTCGTAAGAATTGGAGAATCTGGGATAATTATATGATCGTCTCTATGAAACTTGGTGAATGGGAAGATGTGTTACTTGCGTTTAGAAATCTTGTTGACTTAAGAAAGGACAAAAATGGTGAGATGAGCATTGAGCTACCTATTTTGGAAAAACTCATTGAGATTTTAGTTGCCACTGATTACCCAACCGACTCATCACAAAGATTAACTCACTATCAACAATCTTGTTTGGAGTTTGTCTGTGATATTTTGCCTTCTTTAGTAACAACTTCCGTGAGACTTTGGAAACTTGTTGCTAAGGTCGAACTATGGAGAAGAAGACCTTGGATGGCGTTAGCTTGTCACGAAAAAGCATTCAGAGCCATTTCCCACAATCCTGATTTGACCATAGATGAGAAAGTCTGGAATGAGAGTGTTGACGTATGCGATGACCTTGTTGCAGCATATGAATCACTTGGTGAAATGGAAGGAAAGCATGGGGCAGGAGACGTCGTATGCCAAAATTGGAGGTATAAGGCTCGTTCGTCCATCAAGACTTTAATGAGTCGAGGTAAAAATTACTGGGAGGACTCTGACGGTTGGGATCGTCTTATGGATTTAAAATCAACCCTATAA
- the PFK27 gene encoding 6-phosphofructo-2-kinase (similar to uniprot|Q75AV3 Ashbya gossypii ADL183C ADL183Cp and weakly similar to YOL136C uniprot|Q12471 Saccharomyces cerevisiae YOL136C PFK27 6-phosphofructo-2-kinase has negligible fructose-2 6-bisphosphatase activity inhibited by phosphoenolpyruvate and sn-glycerol 3-phosphate expression induced by glucose and sucrose transcriptional regulation involves protein kinase A) — MSRPNENLRPELLRSLESRKHLNSRTVSTNTSTNSLFSLHGSSSSSIYPTISHTETEIDVSNHTDGYFAGLQGSSSANHAANNSYLSQGSSLTIQFGNKRQNLNHKFCVILIGLPATGKSTISRHLINFLHSSRSTAHLRCSIFNAGNVRRKLSTRRQVSPFMAPELNKSEEDVFNPKNSHKKEEYARIALSKLLNDLKQDRCDLAIFDATNSTLQRRNYVLQEIRSFNKAQYDKHNARRSNNKNRARGDDIDEDEYEDEADDRADAIHITPIFLQVSCTDPNFIKYNIHNKTFNQDYYDKPYEFAVKDFAKRLQQYHSQFVQFSRSEFDHYCKENARVNEGSHNPNFGLFFFHIMNAGQFSADDSNMYYFPSQYCSDTAELINTMEYFMENYSKMYGYGYIEKANEFLKYGTSSPTSPQPSSSRDRSDAIDENVRKSNIMTLHESINDTYLQTL, encoded by the coding sequence ATGTCGCGACCCAACGAAAATCTAAGGCCCGAGTTATTAAGAAGTCTAGAGTCGAGGAAACACTTGAACTCGAGGACGGTTTCTACCAATACTTCCACGaattctttattttcaCTACATGGCTCAAGCTCATCGTCAATTTATCCGACGATTTCACATACAGAAACAGAGATAGATGTGAGTAACCATACAGATGGGTACTTTGCCGGATTACAAGGCTCATCGTCGGCGAACCATGCTGCTAACAATTCTTATTTGTCTCAGGGAAGTTCGTTGACTATACAGTTTGGGAACAAGAGGCAGAATTTAAACCATAAATTTTGCGTGATTCTCATCGGTTTACCAGCCACTGGAAAGTCTACCATATCCAGAcatttgatcaatttccTTCACTCGTCTCGTAGTACAGCGCATCTTCGATGCTCTATCTTCAATGCCGGTAACGTGAGACGTAAGTTGAGCACCCGCCGTCAGGTCTCGCCGTTCATGGCGCCTGAGTTGAACAAGTCGGAGGAGGACGTTTTCAATCCAAAGAACTCGCATAAGAAAGAGGAATATGCAAGAATAGCCCTTTCTAAgcttttgaatgatttgaaacaagataGATGTGATTTGGCTATATTCGACGCCACCAACTCGACTttgcaaagaagaaattacGTGTTGCAGGAGATTAGATCCTTCAATAAGGCCCAATACGATAAACATAAtgcaagaagaagcaacaATAAGAACCGCGCACGTGGGGATGATatagatgaagatgaatatGAAGATGAGGCCGACGATCGTGCTGATGCGATTCATATAACACCTATCTTTTTGCAAGTCTCCTGCACTGATCCcaacttcatcaaatacAACATACACAATAAGACTTTTAATCAGGATTATTACGATAAGCCTTACGAATTTGCTGTGAAAGATTTCGCAAAAAGATTACAACAGTATCATTCGCagtttgttcaattcaGCAGAAGCGAATTCGACCACTATTGCAAAGAAAATGCAAGAGTGAACGAAGGTTCTCACAATCCAAATTTCGgtttattctttttccatATCATGAACGCAGGACAATTTTCTGCAGACGATAGTAATATGTACTACTTCCCCTCGCAATACTGTTCCGATACAGCAGAACTTATCAATACAATGGAATATTTCATGGAGAATTATTCTAAAATGTACGGATACGGATACATCGAAAAGGCTAACGAATTTTTGAAGTATGGGACATCGTCCCCTACTTCTCCTCAACCATCCTCTTCCCGTGATAGATCTGATGCCATAGATGAAAATGTCCGAAAATCCAATATAATGACGTTGCACGAAAGTATCAATGATACTTATCTACAAACGTTGTAA
- the PFS2 gene encoding cleavage polyadenylation factor subunit PFS2 (similar to uniprot|P42841 Saccharomyces cerevisiae YNL317W PFS2 Integral subunit of the pre-mRNA cleavage and polyadenylation factor (CPF) complex plays an essential role in mRNA 3'-end formation by bridging different processing factors and thereby promoting the assembly of the processing complex): MDPNTEGTTTKKYTSQRRTIDISASYDRLYFLKKHGQENSSYIEAETSYNAHILPPDAYGFHGHAINTATKFTHLSSNKVKHVIPALTWTPEGRRLVVATYNGEFSLWSGSSFNFESIMQAHDSAVTVMTYSHTGDWMVSGSADGELKIWQPNFNMVKVMDQAHMECVREISFSPTDQKFVSCSDDNVLKIWNFSNGQQERVLSGHHWDVKSCDWHPKMGLIVSGSKDNLIKFWDPRSGSCVSTMLGFKHTIISTKFQPKQGNLLSVISKDKTCKVYDIRQQAKELFSVRDDVDYMTLQWHPIDETVFTVGCYDGSIKHFDLSQENQPNKPTHNIPYAHEKCVTSLAYSPIGHIMASASKDRTIRFWTRSRAVDPNAFDDPTYNNEKVNAWYFGINNNINAVRNKTEHGVALPPSEDSNNNENGDGSRSVEPERPSVSTLPGLGSGLPGLSF, translated from the coding sequence ATGGATCCTAATACCGAGGGCACCACAACTAAAAAGTATACATCGCAAAGACGAACAATTGACATTTCTGCATCTTATGATAGACtatatttcttgaagaagcaTGGCCAGGAGAATTCGTCATATATAGAGGCAGAAACCTCATATAATGCTCATATACTACCGCCAGATGCCTATGGTTTTCATGGGCATGCCATCAATACAGCAACCAAATTTACGCatctttcatcaaataaGGTAAAGCACGTTATTCCGGCTCTTACGTGGACGCCAGAAGGAAGAAGGTTAGTGGTAGCTACATACAATGGAGAGTTTTCATTATGGAGTGGATCcagtttcaatttcgaaAGTATTATGCAGGCTCATGATAGTGCAGTAACCGTGATGACATACTCACATACAGGGGATTGGATGGTTAGTGGTAGCGCTGATGGGGAGCTTAAGATCTGGCAACCAAACTTTAATATGGTTAAAGTCATGGACCAAGCACATATGGAATGTGTAAGGGAAATATCGTTTAGTCCGACCGACCAGAAGTTTGTCAGTTGTTCTGATGATAATGTGTTGAAAATATGGAACTTTAGCAACGGACAACAAGAAAGGGTGCTATCAGGCCATCATTGGGACGTCAAATCATGCGACTGGCATCCGAAGATGGGTTTAATCGTATCAGGATCCAAAGACaatcttatcaaattctGGGATCCGCGTAGTGGTAGCTGCGTATCCACCATGCTTGGTTTTAAACATACTATCATCTCGACGAAATTCCAACCCAAACAGGGAAACTTACTATCTGTAATTTCGAAGGATAAAACATGCAAGGTATATGATATACGACAACAGGCTAAAGAGCTTTTCAGTGTTCGTGATGATGTCGACTACATGACATTACAGTGGCATCCAATCGATGAAACAGTGTTTACCGTTGGATGCTATGATGGATCTATAAAACATTTCGATCTATCCCAGGAAAATCAGCCAAACAAACCTACACACAACATTCCATATGCACATGAAAAATGTGTTACATCATTAGCATATAGTCCAATTGGTCACATCATGGCTAGCGCCTCGAAAGATAGGACTATTCGATTCTGGACGAGATCGAGAGCAGTCGATCCAAACGCCTTTGATGATCCAACATATAACAATGAAAAAGTTAATGCTTGGTACTTCGGTATCAATAATAACATTAATGCTGtcagaaacaaaacagAACACGGTGTTGCTTTGCCACCAAGTGAAGACTccaataataatgaaaatggcGACGGTTCCAGATCAGTTGAACCTGAGCGACCATCTGTCAGTACTTTACCAGGTTTGGGATCAGGATTACCAGGCCTAAGTTTTTAA
- the ATP11 gene encoding Atp11p (similar to uniprot|P32453 Saccharomyces cerevisiae YNL315C ATP11 Molecular chaperone required for the assembly of alpha and beta subunits into the F1 sector of mitochondrial F1F0 ATP synthase), with product MIKSWTRVVKRSASQLSATQFKRIIGASSIQSNSSYSTDSLEQQYKDKLLDKAREQGFNSIEELKNSLKEEIEKKKLELNRIDPLKELEDYEQRTKMSSNIAKSRGPIDPSMPKQPFKTLDSFLDVEKVKNLSKQECEFLWRARWANKDNVLNAVVPIDIWEKISALAKENPFFVIPLPRERAVEETAAESAEKQEPAMEMHYIQWQFVGPKTVHCIMTTLAEYKLHKEFARPHTTLQFHLDLAKEKNIVLMNGQVESDSNVSLPESQLLLLNVQRFYGAMGQDSGFAQKRVQLLKDFTNGSPNFNVDLLVALSQVME from the coding sequence ATGATAAAAAGCTGGACCCGTGTTGTTAAAAGATCGGCCTCGCAACTATCTGCTACGCAATTCAAACGTATTATTGGTGCGTCATCAATCCAATCAAACTCTAGTTACTCTACTGATTCATTAGAACAACAGTACAAGGACAAGCTTTTGGACAAGGCTCGCGAACAAGGTTTTAATAGCATTGAGGAACTTaagaattctttgaaagaagaaattgaaaagaagaaactcGAGTTAAACAGAATTGATCCActgaaagaattggaagacTACGaacaaagaaccaaaatgTCATCTAACATTGCTAAGTCCCGTGGTCCGATTGATCCATCTATGCCAAAACAGCCGTTTAAGACTTTGGACAGCTTTTTGGATGtggaaaaagtgaaaaacCTCTCTAAACAAGAATGCGAATTTCTTTGGAGAGCCAGATGGGCCAATAAGGACAATGTATTGAACGCTGTTGTTCCAATCGATATCTGGGAAAAGATCAGTGCCTTAGCCAAAGAAAACCCATTCTTCGTTATCCCTTTGCCAAGAGAGCGTgcagttgaagaaactgcTGCTGAATCTGCAGAGAAACAAGAACCGGCCATGGAAATGCATTACATTCAGTGGCAATTTGTAGGACCTAAAACCGTCCACTGTATTATGACTACTCTAGCAGAGTATAAATTGCACAAAGAATTTGCAAGACCTCATACTACTCTACAGTTCCACTTGGATTTGGCCAAGGAAAAGAACATTGTATTGATGAACGGCCAAGTTGAATCTGATTCTAATGTTTCCCTACCAGAATCTCAACTATTGCTTTTGAACGTTCAAAGATTCTATGGTGCTATGGGACAAGACTCCGGGTTTGCCCAAAAGAGGGTCCAACTTTTGAAGGATTTTACCAACGGATCTCCAAACTTCAATGTTGATCTATTAGTTGCTCTTTCTCAAGTTATGGAGTAG
- the DAL82 gene encoding Dal82p (some similarities with uniprot|P21705 Saccharomyces cerevisiae YNL314W DAL82 Positive regulator of allophanate inducible genes; binds a dodecanucleotide sequence upstream of all genes that are induced by allophanate; contains an UISALL DNA-binding, a transcriptional activation, and a coiled-coil domain) has product MSHIYSHSNLDELLVSLLGEYKPHLQTHSHRMKSWNTLLKEFNRRSGLNYRQTRTLKRRFDKLCSVYLKYGSVKVTNFETFKQLVFEFEHERQKSDSTATESSNALSMLARRLAETGELVNSNSDIGDDDVLEDDLEEERRYGDEADVDNGPQPISVPSTANLEPAEIILDDNDDDRTPLDSITILPHTQMNRLRHQQLQESQQLSETIRDNVSNSGSAQFANTPNLVERNNTELSLQQQIFDLKNSFDEYKRREQETTRQLMYKLDYIVSLLKK; this is encoded by the coding sequence ATGTCACACATATATTCGCATTCTAATTTGGATGAACTCTTGGTGTCTCTTTTGGGAGAATACAAGCCACATCTTCAAACACATAGCCATAGGATGAAATCATGGAACACTTTGCTCAAGGAGTTTAATAGGCGATCTGGATTAAATTACAGGCAAACTAGGACATTGAAAAGGAGGTTTGATAAGCTTTGTTCTGTTTATCTTAAATATGGTAGCGTGAAGGTAACGAATTTCGAAACCTTCAAACAGTTGGTATTTGAATTCGAGCATGAACGTCAAAAATCTGATAGTACTGCCACTGAATCAAGTAACGCTCTAAGCATGCTGGCGCGAAGATTGGCGGAGACCGGAGAACTGGTCAATTCGAACTCAGACATTGGTGACGATGATGTGTTGGAggatgatttggaagagGAAAGGCGGTATGGCGATGAAGCTGACGTTGATAATGGACCGCAGCCTATTTCAGTACCTAGTACAGCTAACTTAGAACCAGCAGAAATAATTTTggatgataatgatgatgatcGAACACCTCTTGATTCCATAACGATATTACCACATACTCAAATGAACCGCCTTAGACACCAACAATTACAGGAAAGCCAGCAGCTCAGCGAAACAATACGAGATAATGTGTCTAACTCTGGTAGTGCACAATTTGCCAATACGCCGAATCTGGTGGAACGGAACAACACCGAATTGAGCCTGCAGCAGCAGATCTTTGATTTAAAGAATAGCTTTGACGAATATAAACGAAGAGAACAAGAAACGACACGGCAATTAATGTACAAATTGGATTATATAGTTTcactgttgaaaaaatga
- the MED7 gene encoding mediator complex subunit MED7 (similar to uniprot|Q08278 Saccharomyces cerevisiae YOL135C) gives MSDKNEVSSLYPPPPPFIQFFTEENSKLFRECGKDEEKLAKCTTKQREQLKYFVKPELPRDGSYRAFGNVWKIKDELPELSQMGIEQLYRKRESVTELENGTTTEVEPSPQDSQSGTNYENKIQESKKLMKSLLLNFLELIGILGVDSSRYEKKLDEIRVIAINIHHLLNEYRPHQSRESLIMLFEEQLEHKRKEMEHINKVCDEVESKLAQL, from the coding sequence ATGAGTGACAAGAACGAAGTATCATCATTGTATCCTCCACCACCACCGttcattcaatttttcaccGAAGAGAACTCAAAACTATTTAGAGAATGTGGcaaagatgaagaaaaactaGCGAAATGTACAACAAAACAGAGGGAGcagttgaaatattttgTGAAGCCAGAACTACCCAGGGATGGTTCATACAGAGCATTTGGTAATGTATGGAAAATTAAGGATGAACTACCGGAGTTATCACAGATgggaattgaacaattATATAGGAAACGGGAATCTGTCACGGAATTGGAAAACGGGACCACAACAGAAGTTGAACCTAGTCCTCAAGATTCGCAAAGTGGGACAAATTACGAGAACAAGATCCAAGAGTCGAAAAAACTAATGAAATCACTATTACTAAATTTCCTAGAGCTTATAGGAATATTGGGAGTGGATTCAAGTAGATATGAGAAAAAACTTGACGAGATAAGGGTGATAGCCATCAATATTCACCATCTTCTTAACGAATATAGACCGCACCAAAGTCGTGAATCGCTAATCAtgttatttgaagaacaattggaacatAAACGCAAGGAAATGGAACACATCAATAAAGTCTGTGATGAAGTGGAATCCAAGCTGGCTCAACTGTGA
- the HRT1 gene encoding SCF ubiquitin ligase complex subunit HRT1 (similar to uniprot|Q08273 Saccharomyces cerevisiae YOL133W HRT1 RING finger containing subunit of Skp1-Cullin-F-box ubiquitin protein ligases (SCF) required for Gic2p Far1p Sic1p and Cln2p degradation may tether Cdc34p (a ubiquitin conjugating enzyme or E2) and Cdc53p (a cullin) subunits of SCF): protein MATDLGPIEAQSGTEGATESKPNFEITKWTAVAFWSWDIDVDNCAICRNHIMEPCVNCQQEATFNSEHECVAAWGECNHAFHLHCITQWIKSRNVCPLDNKPWKLARCGK, encoded by the coding sequence ATGGCCACGGATTTGGGACCAATAGAGGCACAGAGCGGGACAGAGGGTGCTACTGAGTCAAAGCCCAATTTTGAGATAACGAAATGGACAGCGGTAGCTTTTTGGTCATGGGATATTGACGTTGATAATTGTGCCATTTGCAGAAATCATATTATGGAACCATGTGTAAATTGTCAGCAGGAAGCAACTTTCAACTCGGAGCATGAATGTGTAGCCGCCTGGGGTGAGTGCAACCACGCATTCCACCTACATTGTATTACCCAATGGATCAAGAGCAGAAATGTTTGTCCGTTGGATAATAAACCTTGGAAATTGGCTCGGTGTGGCAAGTGA
- the PHA2 gene encoding prephenate dehydratase PHA2 (similar to uniprot|P32452 Saccharomyces cerevisiae YNL316C PHA2 Prephenate dehydratase catalyzes the conversion of prephanate to phenylpyruvate which is a step in the phenylalanine biosynthesis pathway), whose protein sequence is MAKVLFLGPVGTYSHQAALQQFPNEELIPVTSIPACFEKLISDIDMDYGVVPLENSTNGQVVFTYDLFRDFMQADLSPSVEVVGEQYVDIAHCLISPVPLSEEQLRKVDVIYSHPQVWGQVKDYLSDLETKYGKTAKIDCSSTAGAVERCIAEYATDRKITLAIGSRASASLNKATIVEGGINDVNGNTTRFLILKRRDESSEIGSQALPPKGDEMKVNFVTFVINQDDPGSLIDVLNVLREYKLNMCSISSRPFHNQVQSERKWQYCFFIEFYGNYGTDYELLAKRFDENCAKWIHWGKFYRNALYYQIP, encoded by the coding sequence ATGGCGAAAGTATTGTTCTTGGGCCCTGTGGGAACATATTCACATCAAGCAGCACTCCAACAATTTCCAAACGAGGAGCTAATACCGGTGACATCTATCCCTGCATGTTTCGAAAAGCTCATTTCAGACATAGATATGGACTACGGGGTAGTTCCTCTCGAAAACTCCACCAACGGTCAAGTTGTTTTCACGTACGATCTTTTCAGAGATTTTATGCAAGCAGATTTAAGTCCAAGTGTTGAGGTTGTTGGTGAACAATACGTCGACATTGCCCATTGCTTGATTTCACCAGTACCGCTCTCAGAAGAACAATTAAGAAAGGTTGATGTTATATATTCACATCCACAAGTTTGGGGCCAAGTAAAAGACTATCTCAGTGATCTTGAAACAAAATACGGTAAGACCGCCAAGATCGACTGCAGTTCGACTGCGGGGGCTGTGGAAAGATGCATAGCTGAATATGCCACTGATAGAAAAATAACTCTAGCAATTGGAAGCCGTGCGAGTGCATCACTAAATAAAGCTACGATTGTGGAAGGCGGTATCAATGATGTCAATGGAAATACGACAAGgttcttgatcttgaaaaggCGTGACGAATCTAGCGAAATTGGCAGCCAAGCTCTCCCACCTAAAGGCGATGAAATGAAAGTAAACTTTGTCACCTTCGTGATAAATCAAGATGATCCAGGTTCCTTAATAGATGTATTAAATGTCTTGAGGGAGTATAAGTTGAATATGTGCTCAATCAGTTCGAGACCATTCCATAATCAAGTGCAATcagaaagaaaatggcAATATTGCTTCTTTATTGAGTTTTATGGCAATTACGGTACTGATTACGAACTTCTGGCGAAAAGGTTTGACGAAAACTGCGCAAAATGGATTCACTGGGGTAAATTCTACCGAAACGCACTGTATTACCAAATCCCATGA